Genomic window (Desulfuromonas sp.):
GGCGGACCGTTTCGGGTCCGCCTTTCTGGTTTTAGGGAAAAGCCAATCTCAGAGATACAACAACAAAAAGACGAGCGGCACGGCGAAACCCGCAGCCGTCAGCCAGGCGCCGCGGCCGGAGATCCCCTTTTTGCCTCGAATGACGAAGAGCCCGGTCAGGGCCAGAAGCCCGAGGGCCACGGCGTAGATGTCGGCCACCCAGGTCCACAGCTTCTTGGGATGGTTGAGGTGCAGGAAGTTCATCTCCCGCAGCACCGGGCGCCCTTCGGCCCTTTCGTGGCGGACCGCGCCGCTGCGCAGATTGACGGTGACGGCCCGCTTCTCGATGAAAATCTGCAGGGTCTCCGGGTCGGGACGGAAGCTGCCGGTGTGGGTCTCGGTCTCCCCCAGGCGTGCCAGGATGCCGGCGACGACCGCGTCGGTGACCCCTTCGGGCGTCGCGACAGGCCCGATGTTGGTTTCCACCGTCTCGACCGCGTAGCTGGGGTTCCAGTCGGCGATGTGGTTGACCGCCACGCCGGAGACGGCGTAGATGACGGTCAGGCCGAAGCAGAGATAGCCGAGATCACGGTGGAGGATGTTGTTCCACTTGCGCCAGTTCATGACCGGTGGCGCGGGCCTACTGGTCGATGGCGGCGCCGAGGCCGCGGATGC
Coding sequences:
- a CDS encoding PepSY-associated TM helix domain-containing protein, with amino-acid sequence MNWRKWNNILHRDLGYLCFGLTVIYAVSGVAVNHIADWNPSYAVETVETNIGPVATPEGVTDAVVAGILARLGETETHTGSFRPDPETLQIFIEKRAVTVNLRSGAVRHERAEGRPVLREMNFLHLNHPKKLWTWVADIYAVALGLLALTGLFVIRGKKGISGRGAWLTAAGFAVPLVFLLLYL